A region of Nitrospirota bacterium DNA encodes the following proteins:
- a CDS encoding glucose-1-phosphate thymidylyltransferase — protein MKALITSGGKGTRLRPITHTSNKHLIPIANKPMIHFAIEAVLEAGIKDAGIVYNPDTGDEIKKALGDGSQWGMSFTYILQEAPLGLAHVVKVSQDFLGDEPFVFYLGDNVVVGGIKRFIDDFKQNGSNCHLVLSRVQDPERFGVPEIRDGKIVRVEEKPSNPKSQYAVTGIYIYDSTIFEAVNNIKPSARGELEISDAHDYLINHGYKVGYSEITGWWKDTGKPEDLLEANRLTLDRIIGNHDSIVNGKIDDASDIAGKVIIENGAQIIRSSIRGPVIIGENTVIEDSYIGPFTSIYYGCQIKNSEVEYSIILEKCKIIDADTRIERSLLGREAEIIKCRTKPKTQKFIIGDQSIVELI, from the coding sequence ATGAAGGCACTTATTACGAGCGGTGGTAAAGGTACAAGGTTGAGGCCGATTACGCACACGAGCAACAAGCACCTCATTCCCATTGCGAATAAGCCTATGATTCATTTTGCTATTGAGGCGGTGTTAGAGGCTGGAATTAAGGATGCCGGGATTGTCTATAATCCGGACACAGGTGATGAAATAAAAAAAGCTCTTGGAGACGGAAGTCAGTGGGGGATGAGTTTTACATATATACTTCAGGAAGCCCCGCTTGGACTGGCCCATGTGGTGAAGGTATCGCAGGACTTTCTTGGTGATGAGCCGTTCGTATTCTACCTCGGGGATAACGTAGTCGTGGGAGGAATTAAGCGGTTCATTGATGACTTTAAGCAGAATGGTTCCAATTGCCATCTCGTACTGTCCAGAGTCCAGGACCCTGAGCGGTTTGGTGTGCCGGAAATTAGAGACGGAAAGATTGTCCGTGTGGAAGAAAAACCTTCGAATCCAAAGAGTCAATATGCCGTAACAGGCATCTATATTTATGATTCCACTATCTTTGAGGCTGTAAACAACATAAAGCCGAGTGCACGCGGGGAGCTTGAAATCTCTGATGCCCACGACTATCTCATTAATCACGGTTATAAGGTTGGATATTCCGAGATTACGGGCTGGTGGAAGGATACCGGAAAGCCTGAGGACCTGCTCGAGGCGAACAGATTGACACTGGACAGGATCATCGGCAACCATGACTCGATCGTAAATGGCAAGATTGACGATGCATCTGACATTGCAGGCAAGGTGATTATTGAAAACGGAGCGCAGATAATCAGGAGCAGTATCAGGGGACCTGTGATAATAGGTGAAAACACGGTAATTGAAGACAGCTACATAGGTCCGTTCACATCCATTTACTATGGGTGCCAGATAAAAAACAGTGAGGTTGAGTATAGTATTATCCTTGAGAAGTGTAAGATAATTGATGCTGATACAAGGATTGAGAGAAGCCTTCTGGGACGTGAGGCCGAGATAATCAAGTGCCGGACAAAACCAAAGACCCAGAAGTTTATCATAGGTGATCAGAGCATAGTTGAGTTGATATAG
- a CDS encoding DUF4416 family protein: MGIIRPVEQVKLFTAILFGNEAVYNTARESLASAFGPVDMESPVRTWSYSNYYEKEMGADLKRIFLFFEHLIMPDRLADIKIITNEIEAKCCISAGRLPERPINIDPGYVTLAKVVLASTKDYSHRIYIGKGIYAETTLLYQHKTFQALPHTYPDYRSGEYIALFKAARKHFADSACRI; the protein is encoded by the coding sequence ATGGGAATTATAAGGCCTGTTGAACAGGTTAAATTGTTTACGGCAATATTGTTTGGGAATGAAGCTGTCTATAATACCGCACGGGAAAGCCTGGCGTCAGCTTTCGGTCCGGTTGATATGGAGAGTCCTGTCCGGACATGGTCTTATTCAAATTACTATGAAAAGGAAATGGGCGCTGACCTTAAAAGGATATTCCTGTTTTTTGAACACCTCATCATGCCTGACCGGCTTGCAGATATTAAAATTATCACGAATGAGATTGAAGCAAAGTGCTGCATAAGCGCCGGAAGATTACCTGAAAGGCCAATTAATATAGACCCTGGTTATGTTACTCTGGCAAAGGTAGTCCTTGCATCAACCAAAGACTATTCTCACAGGATATACATTGGCAAAGGGATATATGCAGAGACAACACTTCTTTATCAGCATAAGACCTTTCAGGCGCTGCCTCACACTTATCCAGACTACAGGAGTGGTGAGTATATTGCTTTGTTTAAAGCGGCAAGGAAGCATTTCGCGGACAGCGCCTGCCGAATATGA
- a CDS encoding glycosyltransferase family 2 protein: MNNRQGQNKLPKVSVIVLNWNGYSDTAECLRSLERLTYPSCEVILVDNGSTDGSVARLRQEFEKVFYIENDENLGFAEGNNIGIRYALQHGAGYVFLLNNDTVISPGALDELVRVAEGDRAIGMAGPVIYDYYDPSRVWFAGSHIDYRTGLTPHWHEGEKREKEWPESWDVERLSGCAMLVKKEVIESVGMLDAGYFLYYEDTDWCARARQHGFRIVCAGHARVLHKQQGSTDRGGSPLVHYYCQRNRLLFLKKNANIPVRVRLHNGYITGGYILHALGKLLGMRNVQYEIRKAKFQGVRDFYLGRTGKQREDAK; the protein is encoded by the coding sequence ATGAACAACAGGCAAGGTCAGAATAAACTGCCGAAGGTTTCTGTAATTGTCCTTAACTGGAACGGATACAGTGACACTGCGGAGTGTCTCCGCTCCCTTGAACGGCTTACCTACCCATCGTGTGAGGTTATTCTTGTTGACAATGGATCAACGGACGGTTCCGTGGCCCGCCTCCGGCAGGAATTTGAAAAGGTGTTTTATATCGAAAATGACGAGAATCTCGGATTTGCAGAGGGGAATAATATCGGTATCCGTTATGCCTTGCAGCATGGGGCAGGTTATGTATTTCTCCTGAACAATGATACTGTTATCTCCCCAGGGGCGCTTGATGAGCTGGTACGTGTTGCAGAAGGGGATAGGGCTATCGGTATGGCTGGGCCTGTCATCTATGATTATTATGATCCGTCAAGGGTCTGGTTTGCAGGTTCCCATATAGATTACAGGACAGGGCTTACGCCGCACTGGCACGAGGGTGAGAAGAGGGAGAAGGAGTGGCCTGAGAGCTGGGATGTAGAGCGTCTGAGCGGATGCGCCATGCTGGTAAAGAAAGAGGTGATTGAATCGGTCGGCATGCTCGATGCCGGCTACTTCCTGTATTACGAGGATACGGACTGGTGTGCGAGGGCAAGACAACATGGCTTCAGGATTGTATGTGCGGGCCATGCACGCGTATTGCACAAGCAGCAGGGCTCAACTGACCGCGGCGGCTCGCCACTGGTCCATTATTACTGCCAGAGAAACAGGCTACTATTTCTAAAGAAGAATGCAAACATACCGGTGCGCGTCCGGCTCCACAATGGCTATATCACTGGAGGATACATTTTGCACGCGCTTGGTAAATTACTGGGGATGCGGAATGTACAGTATGAGATCCGGAAGGCGAAATTTCAGGGGGTAAGGGATTTCTATCTGGGAAGGACAGGCAAACAGCGGGAGGACGCTAAATGA
- a CDS encoding glycosyltransferase family 4 protein, with amino-acid sequence MRILHVCPLYYPVVGGVENVFRAVSEGMAERGDDVTVFTTTGRSLGAFMNPMTEPLPSGEEMIHGVRVRRFPYRRVSRLAARGLAEGWSALRLPKGDLLKRWSSLPWVPNLSGEIVSYKPDIVLAGHFPAQIVFDAMKAKDAAGFPLIFHTALHLDMRDLSHDAVEFLDRADALWVNTVHERDTLVKRGIAGDKLHEFGVGVDPVQFQGACGKRVRERYAIGDRPVVLFAGRRERDKGVFTLLEAMERVWQHIPEAVLILAGPVVRYTDKRSLDPWLKKYQGAIIPIEGFNDDEKKDLFDACDLFVLPSRVESFGIVYLEAWISGKPVIGADIGSTRSIIEDGRDGFLVGFGDSGSLASRITHLLEHPGVGREMGMSGREKVLSRYTWGSILDRLHWFYRHLSGK; translated from the coding sequence ATGAGGATCCTTCACGTCTGTCCCCTCTATTATCCGGTTGTGGGAGGGGTTGAGAATGTGTTCCGGGCGGTCTCTGAAGGTATGGCAGAGCGGGGCGATGATGTGACGGTGTTTACCACCACCGGGCGGTCGCTCGGCGCCTTCATGAACCCGATGACAGAGCCGCTACCCTCGGGTGAAGAGATGATACACGGTGTCAGGGTGCGACGGTTTCCATACCGGCGTGTGTCGAGGCTTGCGGCCCGTGGCCTTGCAGAGGGGTGGTCAGCGCTGCGCCTTCCAAAGGGGGATCTGCTGAAGCGCTGGTCTTCCCTCCCATGGGTACCTAACCTCTCCGGGGAGATTGTATCGTATAAACCGGATATCGTGCTGGCCGGACATTTCCCGGCGCAGATCGTATTTGACGCCATGAAGGCAAAAGACGCGGCCGGCTTCCCACTCATCTTTCACACGGCCCTTCACCTCGACATGAGGGATCTGTCGCATGACGCTGTTGAGTTCCTAGACAGGGCAGATGCCCTGTGGGTAAACACTGTCCATGAAAGGGATACCCTTGTGAAGAGGGGGATTGCAGGAGATAAGCTGCATGAGTTTGGTGTTGGGGTGGATCCGGTGCAATTTCAGGGTGCCTGTGGGAAGAGGGTGCGTGAAAGATATGCTATAGGCGACAGACCTGTTGTCCTGTTTGCTGGCAGGAGGGAGAGGGATAAGGGGGTCTTTACATTGCTGGAGGCTATGGAGCGGGTCTGGCAGCATATCCCGGAGGCCGTGCTGATACTGGCCGGGCCGGTCGTGAGATATACTGACAAGCGGTCACTTGATCCGTGGCTGAAGAAATATCAGGGGGCAATAATCCCAATTGAGGGGTTTAACGATGATGAGAAGAAAGACCTCTTTGATGCCTGTGATCTCTTTGTTCTACCATCACGGGTGGAGAGTTTCGGCATTGTCTATCTTGAGGCATGGATCAGCGGCAAACCTGTAATCGGCGCTGACATCGGATCAACTCGTTCCATAATAGAGGATGGCAGGGATGGATTCCTTGTGGGGTTCGGGGATTCGGGATCTCTCGCAAGCAGGATCACCCATCTCCTGGAACATCCGGGTGTCGGAAGGGAGATGGGGATGAGTGGCAGGGAGAAGGTTTTATCAAGGTATACGTGGGGCTCTATCCTCGATCGTCTCCATTGGTTCTACAGGCATCTTTCAGGAAAGTAG
- a CDS encoding class I SAM-dependent methyltransferase, with protein sequence MKSNGRTVFIKWGSGEIGGPRHDYRESLLLDLVRGSLQKGNLVLDAGCGSGSLLYKLSKSGCTVYGIEQSMEYVDAIVRTSGELDSLKNTQVKHGSVTDIPFRDNMFNLVVSGDVLEHVKDDEKAVREFHRVLRKGGVCAVSVPAIQSLWDFSDEWAGHLRRYSKEGISGLFERNGFVVDDVRFWGFPFVLLYHRFIYLPYVRKKISGGVQHDSERPPDAGRHKFLAWILGNVFRIDSLFRWVPYGIGLTLRARKSG encoded by the coding sequence GTGAAGTCGAATGGTAGGACTGTCTTTATCAAATGGGGTAGTGGTGAGATTGGCGGACCCCGTCATGACTACAGGGAATCCCTGCTGCTTGATCTTGTAAGAGGGAGTTTGCAAAAAGGGAATTTGGTCCTTGACGCCGGGTGCGGCAGTGGAAGCCTCCTCTATAAATTGTCAAAATCAGGTTGTACTGTTTATGGTATAGAGCAGTCAATGGAGTATGTTGATGCCATTGTCAGGACTTCCGGGGAGCTTGATTCGTTAAAAAATACTCAGGTGAAACATGGCAGTGTAACGGACATCCCCTTCCGGGACAATATGTTCAATCTCGTTGTGTCAGGCGATGTATTAGAGCATGTGAAGGATGATGAAAAAGCTGTCAGGGAATTTCACAGAGTGCTCAGGAAAGGTGGTGTTTGTGCCGTCTCTGTTCCTGCAATACAATCATTGTGGGATTTTTCAGATGAGTGGGCAGGTCATCTCCGCAGATATTCAAAGGAGGGCATATCCGGATTATTTGAAAGAAATGGTTTTGTCGTAGATGACGTGCGATTCTGGGGATTCCCCTTTGTTTTGCTTTATCACAGATTTATATACCTCCCATATGTAAGGAAAAAGATCTCCGGCGGGGTGCAGCATGATTCAGAGAGGCCCCCTGATGCAGGCAGACATAAATTTCTGGCCTGGATTCTGGGAAATGTATTCAGGATTGATTCATTATTCAGATGGGTTCCTTACGGTATTGGGCTGACGTTAAGGGCGAGAAAGTCAGGATGA
- a CDS encoding glycosyltransferase gives MVNVPEYSIVVPDLHSRRIGEVLGALRCQEGVDIASYEILVVGRDRYGLVRGHMAEDQRILFLESERDLNPAEARNRGIRAAQGRLIFFIDADCIAEPQWMATLLKAYHEGNPVVGGPMWFRKDTYWILSDNVAHFHDLLPDIGRGPNRHYMLASANLMAEKVILEKVGMFDEDLSTGEDFNLSLKIRRSGYSLYFEPDARIIHRPVRDSPGAVVRHSASWARSSIRIRAAYREELKSPWFLFHPMALRTLSPLIAGLVTTKIFLKHPCVRRYWYTAPVVFLTKMVWCWSAAREVSAGSHGRPI, from the coding sequence ATGGTGAATGTCCCGGAATATAGCATCGTGGTGCCTGACCTTCATTCGCGCCGTATCGGCGAGGTGCTCGGGGCTCTGCGGTGCCAGGAGGGGGTGGACATTGCGAGCTATGAGATACTGGTCGTTGGGAGGGACAGGTACGGGCTTGTCCGTGGGCACATGGCAGAGGATCAACGGATCCTGTTTCTCGAATCAGAGAGGGACCTCAATCCTGCGGAGGCGAGAAACAGGGGGATCAGGGCAGCACAGGGAAGGTTGATCTTTTTTATAGATGCGGACTGCATAGCAGAGCCGCAATGGATGGCAACCCTATTGAAGGCATATCACGAGGGTAACCCTGTAGTTGGTGGTCCGATGTGGTTCCGAAAGGATACCTATTGGATACTCTCCGATAACGTGGCCCATTTCCATGACCTCCTGCCGGATATCGGCCGCGGCCCAAACCGGCATTACATGCTGGCGTCGGCCAATCTTATGGCAGAGAAGGTGATACTTGAGAAGGTTGGGATGTTTGATGAGGACCTTTCCACCGGGGAGGATTTCAATCTGTCGCTTAAAATCAGAAGGTCCGGTTATTCACTTTATTTTGAACCAGATGCGCGGATCATCCACCGCCCTGTGCGGGACTCACCTGGCGCTGTGGTGCGCCACTCGGCAAGCTGGGCAAGGAGTTCCATCAGGATAAGGGCCGCATACAGGGAAGAGCTAAAGTCTCCGTGGTTTCTGTTCCATCCAATGGCCTTGCGGACCCTATCGCCCCTGATAGCAGGTTTGGTCACCACGAAGATCTTTCTAAAACACCCCTGTGTGCGGCGCTACTGGTACACAGCGCCGGTTGTTTTCCTGACAAAGATGGTGTGGTGCTGGTCAGCAGCACGAGAGGTGTCTGCAGGCAGCCATGGGAGGCCTATTTAG
- the rfbB gene encoding dTDP-glucose 4,6-dehydratase, with protein MKLLVTGGAGFIGSNFIRYILRKYPDYHVVNLDKLTYAGNLDNLEDVEGHRNYTFIKGDICDVNAVSGAADGVDAIVNFAAETHVDRSILEPGSFIQTDVYGTYVLLEAVKAKGIRRYIQISTDEVYGSIEKGSFTEESPLTPSSPYSASKAGSDMLVYAYWTTYHLPVIITRSSNNFGPYQYPEKLIPLFITNALEDRQLPLYGDGMNVRDWIYVEDNCAAIDVVLHKGAEGEVYNIGGGNERTNAEITDIILRETGKPDSLIKRVKDRPGHDRRYSIDSSKVGSLGFASNHSFEDAMKNTVKWYTDNESWWKKIKSEDFKKYYRKAYGEVEW; from the coding sequence ATGAAATTACTTGTAACGGGCGGGGCCGGTTTTATCGGGAGCAATTTTATCAGGTATATACTCAGGAAGTATCCTGACTATCATGTGGTTAATCTTGATAAACTGACCTATGCCGGAAATCTCGACAATCTTGAAGATGTTGAGGGTCACAGGAACTACACCTTCATTAAGGGTGACATATGCGATGTCAATGCAGTGTCTGGTGCGGCTGATGGCGTTGATGCTATCGTCAATTTTGCTGCAGAGACCCATGTGGACCGTTCAATCCTTGAGCCGGGCAGTTTTATCCAGACGGATGTGTACGGGACATATGTCCTGCTTGAGGCAGTAAAGGCAAAAGGTATCAGGCGGTATATACAGATTTCCACGGATGAGGTTTATGGAAGCATAGAGAAAGGATCTTTTACTGAAGAAAGTCCGCTGACACCGAGCAGTCCTTATTCTGCGTCAAAGGCCGGATCTGACATGCTTGTTTATGCCTACTGGACTACGTATCACCTGCCGGTTATTATCACGAGGAGTTCAAATAACTTTGGCCCGTATCAGTATCCGGAGAAACTTATACCGCTCTTTATCACGAATGCGCTTGAGGACAGGCAGCTTCCGCTTTATGGAGACGGCATGAATGTCCGCGACTGGATTTATGTTGAAGACAATTGTGCGGCTATAGATGTTGTGCTGCATAAAGGTGCAGAGGGGGAGGTCTATAATATTGGCGGCGGGAATGAGAGGACTAATGCAGAGATTACTGATATTATCCTGAGAGAAACAGGCAAGCCTGATTCTCTGATCAAACGCGTAAAAGACAGGCCTGGTCACGACCGCAGATATTCCATAGATTCATCAAAGGTTGGGTCCCTCGGTTTTGCATCGAATCACAGTTTTGAGGATGCTATGAAGAATACCGTTAAATGGTACACGGACAATGAGTCGTGGTGGAAGAAGATCAAGTCTGAGGATTTCAAGAAATATTACAGGAAGGCATATGGTGAAGTCGAATGGTAG
- a CDS encoding winged helix-turn-helix transcriptional regulator — protein sequence MDDESLKTLEILEELSTNSQVTQRELSRKVGIALGLANFYIKRLVQKGYVEVVYLERNRLGYLITPQGIAEKSRLTYSYIHRSYGYVRKVRISIRERLKALSREGVHSVVIYGGGDMAEVTYLAVQEAGLKLAGVADASRAGRPFLGYTIQPISALPGLSFDRMIITEPVTIQDMGIILNEYGIDEGKLVRVE from the coding sequence ATGGACGACGAATCGCTAAAGACATTGGAAATCCTTGAGGAATTATCCACGAATAGTCAGGTAACCCAGAGGGAACTGAGCCGGAAGGTCGGCATAGCCCTGGGACTCGCAAACTTCTACATAAAAAGGCTCGTGCAAAAGGGTTATGTTGAGGTGGTTTATCTTGAACGAAACCGCCTTGGCTACCTTATCACTCCTCAGGGCATTGCGGAAAAGTCCCGCCTGACTTATAGCTATATACACCGTTCATATGGCTATGTCCGCAAGGTGCGTATAAGCATCCGCGAGAGGCTAAAGGCATTATCCCGTGAGGGTGTGCACAGTGTGGTGATATACGGAGGAGGAGACATGGCAGAGGTAACGTATCTTGCAGTCCAGGAAGCCGGTCTGAAACTTGCGGGAGTTGCAGATGCCTCGCGTGCAGGCAGGCCATTCCTGGGCTATACGATCCAGCCGATAAGTGCCCTGCCGGGCTTATCATTCGACAGGATGATCATTACAGAGCCTGTGACGATACAGGATATGGGCATTATACTTAATGAATATGGAATTGACGAGGGGAAGCTGGTTCGGGTGGAGTAG
- a CDS encoding tetratricopeptide repeat protein yields MKWKIILFIAVISVAVYSNSFRNSFHFDDQHYIVENPYIRDVRNIPSFFLSPEYSSFEKVFTSHYRPLLVSSYAINYAIGGLRPEGYHAVNLLFHIGSAFLVYLILGAMMSLNESPAFMAGPRDWGRVGIGLVPPASAVIFAVHPFNSEVVNYITARSSVMCTFFYLLSFYFWIRFRQSMMPAIRPAAVNWLPYYIISVIAFIFALLTKEIAVTLPLILVLYDFYFLKQPTRGSGQNSSSICPLSAIRCLAYLPYIFLIIIPYLAYRIYVYGSITGGGARNYAANILTQPYVLLKYLQLMFVPYGLTIEHDLRLSETIYDWKVILSFAAILIILVIAYLLFKRGGDRRLVSFFMLWFFITMLPTAIIPLNAILQENRGYLAGVMFAAVPGIVIGRFKKKLILPWVAVLVAVLFIITFQRNPVWRDDLALWSDAVAKSPVSARAHDNLGLAYLVAGKYDLALDEFNKTIGLNRQYYLAWYNAGVAYQLQGDLEKARLAYEESLKINPAYFRSYYNAGIVYKKLGELDMAISSYEKAIALDPRHPFVYNNLGVALTEKGDLKKAEDIFMRIIAISPRYEKAYYNLGNVYFREKEYGKAVAAYSAAVRIKPDYKEADQMLREAKARQ; encoded by the coding sequence GTGAAATGGAAAATCATCCTCTTTATAGCGGTAATATCTGTTGCAGTTTACTCCAATTCCTTCCGTAATTCCTTTCATTTTGATGACCAGCACTATATAGTAGAGAATCCTTACATACGGGATGTAAGGAATATCCCATCGTTCTTCCTATCGCCTGAGTATTCCAGTTTTGAGAAGGTTTTCACAAGTCACTACAGGCCTCTGCTTGTTTCATCCTATGCAATAAATTATGCGATCGGAGGCCTAAGACCTGAAGGCTACCACGCAGTTAACCTGTTGTTTCACATCGGTTCTGCGTTTCTGGTGTATCTCATCCTCGGGGCCATGATGTCCCTGAACGAATCTCCGGCCTTTATGGCAGGCCCCAGGGACTGGGGCAGAGTGGGGATTGGTTTAGTCCCTCCTGCATCGGCCGTTATCTTTGCTGTCCATCCCTTTAATTCAGAGGTTGTCAACTACATCACGGCACGTTCAAGCGTGATGTGCACGTTCTTCTATCTCCTGTCTTTCTATTTCTGGATTAGATTCAGGCAGAGCATGATGCCGGCTATAAGGCCTGCTGCAGTGAACTGGTTGCCGTATTACATTATATCTGTCATTGCCTTCATTTTTGCCCTGCTTACAAAAGAGATTGCCGTTACCCTTCCGCTTATCCTGGTGCTCTATGATTTCTATTTCCTGAAACAGCCAACCCGGGGAAGCGGGCAAAATTCATCCTCCATCTGCCCTCTGTCAGCTATCCGGTGTCTCGCATATTTACCCTATATATTTCTTATTATTATCCCCTACCTTGCATACCGCATCTATGTTTATGGCAGCATCACGGGTGGCGGTGCACGCAATTATGCTGCAAACATCCTGACTCAGCCATATGTCTTGCTTAAATACCTTCAGCTTATGTTTGTGCCATATGGGCTTACCATTGAGCACGATTTAAGGTTGTCAGAAACTATTTATGACTGGAAGGTTATTCTGTCATTTGCAGCCATTCTCATTATATTGGTCATAGCGTATCTCCTGTTCAAAAGGGGGGGGGATCGGAGGTTAGTCTCATTCTTCATGCTCTGGTTTTTTATTACCATGCTGCCGACTGCGATCATACCGCTTAATGCCATATTACAGGAGAACAGGGGGTATCTTGCAGGGGTAATGTTTGCAGCAGTCCCGGGGATTGTTATAGGCAGGTTTAAGAAGAAATTAATATTGCCATGGGTTGCGGTCCTTGTGGCAGTATTATTTATAATTACTTTTCAGCGTAATCCTGTCTGGAGAGATGACCTCGCTCTATGGAGTGATGCAGTGGCCAAGTCCCCTGTGTCGGCACGGGCGCATGATAATCTGGGACTGGCATACCTTGTTGCCGGCAAATATGATTTGGCGCTGGATGAGTTCAATAAGACCATAGGATTAAACCGGCAGTATTATCTCGCCTGGTATAATGCAGGTGTAGCATATCAGCTTCAAGGTGATCTTGAAAAGGCAAGGCTGGCGTATGAGGAAAGTCTGAAAATAAATCCGGCATATTTTCGTTCTTATTATAATGCAGGGATAGTCTACAAAAAACTTGGTGAGCTCGACATGGCGATATCTTCTTATGAAAAGGCTATTGCGCTGGACCCTCGTCATCCATTTGTGTATAACAATCTTGGTGTTGCCTTAACGGAAAAGGGTGATCTGAAAAAAGCGGAAGATATATTCATGAGGATTATTGCTATTAGTCCTCGTTATGAGAAAGCATACTATAACCTTGGAAATGTCTATTTCAGGGAGAAGGAATATGGAAAGGCAGTGGCGGCATACAGCGCAGCCGTCAGGATAAAGCCTGATTACAAGGAGGCTGATCAGATGCTGAGAGAGGCCAAAGCAAGACAGTAG
- a CDS encoding radical SAM protein encodes MKLIRLSRIAWHYKLGHTRLPYGPLRLWIEPTSFCNLKCPMCTSRDIPDDKIGYMDWGLYKKIIAEARGFVHDINLFIGGESLFHKRLPDMIRHARENGIGTRLSTNATVLTKEKTNALLDAGLDFIIFSFDGYDKDTYERIRVNANFEKTLKNIRSFLEEKKRRGSRKPYVVFQVIEGLNHRENDVEARQSFLSQFRNLPVNRFSFIKPHTFGGKIPRDDKKGFRALSAKYVPCTFLWYSMSIKWDGTVVPCCVDLSGDMPLGDVRKESLSDIWNGQRLIDLREKIASGRYEDVPLCKGCDILWKEQLFGIPLKSIRELRYFLLRLK; translated from the coding sequence ATGAAGTTAATAAGATTATCAAGAATTGCGTGGCACTATAAGCTTGGTCATACAAGGCTGCCATATGGTCCGTTGCGTCTCTGGATTGAACCCACTTCATTCTGCAATCTAAAGTGTCCCATGTGCACGAGCAGGGATATACCTGATGATAAGATTGGCTATATGGACTGGGGGCTTTATAAGAAGATCATTGCTGAGGCAAGGGGATTCGTGCATGACATAAATCTCTTTATTGGAGGAGAATCACTGTTTCATAAAAGATTGCCGGATATGATACGGCACGCAAGGGAAAATGGGATTGGGACAAGACTCTCTACCAATGCCACTGTCCTGACTAAGGAGAAGACCAATGCACTGCTCGATGCAGGGCTTGATTTTATCATATTTTCATTTGACGGTTATGATAAGGATACTTACGAGAGGATAAGGGTAAACGCCAATTTTGAAAAGACGCTGAAGAATATCAGGAGTTTCCTTGAAGAGAAGAAGAGGCGCGGGAGCCGGAAGCCCTATGTCGTGTTTCAGGTTATAGAGGGATTAAATCACAGGGAAAATGACGTTGAAGCCCGGCAGTCCTTTTTAAGTCAGTTCAGGAACCTGCCGGTTAACAGGTTCTCATTTATTAAGCCTCATACCTTTGGCGGGAAGATCCCGCGTGATGATAAAAAGGGATTCCGGGCACTGAGCGCAAAATATGTACCCTGTACATTCCTCTGGTATTCCATGTCAATAAAATGGGACGGGACTGTTGTTCCTTGTTGTGTTGACCTTTCAGGTGACATGCCTCTTGGCGATGTACGAAAGGAATCCCTGTCTGATATATGGAATGGCCAGAGGTTGATTGACCTGAGGGAGAAGATAGCCTCCGGAAGATACGAAGATGTTCCGCTGTGCAAAGGGTGCGATATCCTCTGGAAAGAGCAGTTGTTTGGCATACCCCTGAAGAGTATAAGAGAGTTGAGATATTTCCTGCTGCGGCTGAAGTAG
- the rplM gene encoding 50S ribosomal protein L13: MKTISAKKEDVKRDWFVVDAEGKVLGRLASQVAAVLRGKHKPIYTPHVDTGDFVVVVNAAKVKITGTKVADKVFYHHSGYPDGLKQESLREYCEDKPDELIKKTVWGMLPKNKLGKAMLKKLKVYASGVHPHDSQMPKALEIKE; this comes from the coding sequence ATGAAGACGATTTCGGCAAAAAAAGAGGATGTAAAGAGGGACTGGTTTGTGGTGGATGCAGAGGGTAAGGTGCTCGGCAGGCTTGCATCCCAGGTGGCGGCAGTGCTGAGGGGAAAGCATAAACCTATTTATACGCCGCATGTGGATACAGGTGATTTTGTCGTTGTGGTCAATGCCGCAAAAGTGAAGATCACCGGGACAAAGGTTGCGGATAAGGTATTCTACCACCATTCAGGGTATCCTGATGGTTTAAAGCAAGAGAGCCTGCGCGAGTATTGTGAAGATAAACCAGATGAGCTTATCAAAAAAACTGTCTGGGGGATGCTTCCCAAGAACAAACTGGGCAAGGCTATGTTAAAGAAACTGAAGGTATATGCCAGCGGAGTGCACCCGCACGATTCACAGATGCCTAAGGCGTTGGAAATAAAGGAGTAA